One genomic window of Glycine max cultivar Williams 82 chromosome 16, Glycine_max_v4.0, whole genome shotgun sequence includes the following:
- the LOC100788896 gene encoding putative receptor-like protein kinase At1g72540, with translation MPSKRLQWRSLVLGCFKATKNQSLESPNIVSKKSSSSRIFLSDLSLSDYSSVSIMSDLSNSLVGSNLRIFTYQELSEVTHNFSKSNYLGEGGFGKVYKGFIDDNLKRGLKAQTVAVKALNLDGKQGHREWLAEVIFLGQLKHRHLVNLIGYCCEDEHRLLVYEYMERGNLEEKLFKGYLAALPWLTRIKIAIGAAKGLMFLHEEEKPVIYRDIKASNILLDSDYNPKLSDFGLAIDGPEKDQTHITTHVMGTHGYAAPEYIMTGHLTTMSDVYSFGVVLLELLTGKKSVDKKRPTREQDLVEWARPLLKDSHKLERIMDTRLEDQYSTEGARKFAALAYQCLSHHAKARPTMRTVVRTLEPLLELKDIPVGPFVYVVPSEEDKTKVNENDHVEINQGELKTKEKEEKGHHRQRKSRRNRRRVKPLRSLTAHSDTALYKTLGTNLYSPKQAQ, from the exons ATGCCTTCCAAGAGGCTTCAATGGAGATCCTTAGTACTTGGTTGTTTCAAGGCCACCAAGAACCAATCCTTGGAATCTCCAAACATAGTTTCCAAGAAATCATCTTCAAGTAGAATCTTCCTTTCTGATTTAAGCCTAAGCGATTATTCATCAGTTTCTATCATGAGTGATTTGTCCAATTCTCTCGTGGGATCAAATCTTCGTATTTTCACCTACCAAGAGCTCTCTGAGGTTACACACAACTTCAGCAAATCCAACTATCTTGGGGAAGGTGGGTTTGGGAAGGTGTATAAAGGATTTATTGATGACAATCTTAAACGTGGATTGAAAGCTCAGACTGTGGCAGTTAAGGCCTTAAACTTGGATGGAAAACAAGGCCACAGAGAGTGGTTG GCTGAAGTAATCTTTCTGGGGCAATTGAAACATCGCCATCTGGTTAACTTAATTGGCTACTGCTGTGAAGATGAGCATAGGCTTCTTGTGTATGAGTACATGGAGAGGGGCAATCTAGAGGAAAAGCTTTTCAAAG GTTATTTAGCAGCCTTGCCTTGGCTAACAAGAATCAAAATAGCAATTGGGGCCGCAAAGGGACTTATGTTTCTTCATGAAGAAGAGAAACCAGTCATATATAGAGATATCAAGGCCTCAAACATTCTATTAGACTCT GATTACAATCCCAAGCTCTCTGATTTCGGTTTAGCAATAGATGGACCGGAAAAAGACCAAACACATATCACGACTCATGTGATGGGTACACATGGTTATGCTGCCCCTGAGTACATCATGACAG gCCATTTGACAACCATGAGTGATGTATATAGCTTTGGAGTTGTTCTCCTAGAGCTCCTCACAGGAAAGAAGTCTGTGGACAAGAAAAGACCCACCAGAGAGCAGGATTTGGTGGAATGGGCAAGGCCATTGTTGAAGGATTCCCATAAACTAGAAAGAATAATGGACACAAGACTTGAGGATCAGTACTCAACTGAAGGGGCTAGAAAATTTGCAGCCTTGGCTTATCAATGTCTTAGCCATCATGCAAAGGCTAGACCCACCATGAGAACCGTGGTTAGGACCTTAGAGCCTCTATTGGAACTGAAAGATATCCCTGTAGGTCCTTTTGTCTATGTGGTGCCCAGTGAAGAAGACAAAACCAAAGTGAATGAAAATGACCATGTTGAGATCAACCAAGGTGAGTtaaaaaccaaagaaaaagaagaaaagggtcaCCACCGGCAACGAAAAAGTCGTCGCAATAGACGTCGTGTTAAGCCATTGAGGTCTCTTACTGCTCACTCTGACACTGCTCTGTATAAAACTCTTGGTACAAATCTGTACTCTCCAAAACAAGCACAATAA